From the Glycine max cultivar Williams 82 chromosome 11, Glycine_max_v4.0, whole genome shotgun sequence genome, the window ATAAAGTATGTAAGTATATTAAATACTTGAAGGAAAAATTTTATTACCTATAATAATTCTATCCGACTCGAACAAAATTACTTACAGTAAAAAATACATGTGGtttaaatcaacaaaatttattaacatgtatctattaattaaataattaacatgaacttattatattaatgttaattgattgcatttaattttaagagaatGAATAAGGGGATGCATGACATTGATGTGGCAAAACcttcttttatataatataatagataattaaaaaaatgacaaaggtCTATCCCGTGGAAGATAGCTATAGTCTAAAttctaaactaaaaaattaattaatttattaataattaacatgaatttaattattacattaatGTAAATtgattgtatttaattttaagagaataaggGGATGCGTGATATTAGCCCATGTGTAAaactttcttttatataatataattaatagataatagataaattaaagaaaatgacaaaGGCTTATTATAGTGAACATAGCGTGCATATTAGTCACATAAACGGCAGCGCGTATATATATAATCTCTAGTGTATTTTGAAGGTTCTAAACTATAGTCAGCAATTAAAATCTTACCACAATGTCATAATTCTGTAAATATTCGTAACTGCATTAGCTTCATATATTATTTCtggtaacttttttattttaattttgatatgtcTGCAATGTAATCAGAACTGCGACTTcgatttaattaaacaaaaccttGTTATTATGTATGAAGTTGATTACTCGTAAACTATTTACATTAGAGTTATACGAAATGAAAGAAAGGACTTGGGATATGGCTACAACAAACATGACGTAACTACATACAAAAAGACTAAATTTATTCAGCAAACAAGTACAGAGACTTGGTCCTGGATTGCTTATAATTCGTCTCTGTTTAATGGAATTCATTTTGCCTCATGGTGTAATGATCCTTTAATTTGCTTGGGTATGCAACATACCTATTGATGTAATAATCTTTTGATGGACTATACTTCGTGCCCAGTTTAATAATATTCGACttcgaattttaaaaaaagatatataattaaCAAGTACGTTTTGCAAGCGAAACATTCTTAATTAAACCATAATGATTAAATGAACAACCAAGTCCTGAAAGCAGGATAAACATGTCAAACCAAATCAACATGTATTTCCAGGCACGAAAATAAAATGTGAAGACTAGCTAGACAGTAATTAAATGACTACTTACTATTGTGTCTTCACATTGACACACAAGCTAGGacagtaattaaaattaaaaatcaaagcaTAGACAAATTGAACTGAAACATGATTCCCAAAAGACTAACAAGCACACACGTGCTTAATTTTTTCAAGGTAACAGGTTAGCCTAAAACCCAATTTGGAGTTGGAGATTAGCATCTGATTCAAATGGAGGCACTGTTGTTGTCTCATCCTCATTACCATTAAGCAAATCCATAAACTTCTTCTGCTTTTGATCATGGTTAGCACTCATATCCAACACTGGTGATGATTGGATCTGGGGGGGTTGTTGGTGTGGTGGTGTCTTCTCCATAACATTCAGCGTTTCCAACCTTCTACAAACATCCTTCAGGTTCTGTTCGATGATCGACGAAAGATCGTTCAAATCGTCTGCCGTCAAGTTGTTATCTGGCAGAACCCTCCCTTCATCAAGGCATTGATGCATGAACACGGTCATCTCCTTCTCCTTGTTTTCCTTCACGAGTTTCTTCAGCTGCTCCTTGTGCTTCGCGATCATATGCCCTAGGAAGCTCTCCTGGTTCGCCATCTTCTTGTTCTTCTCCCATTCAGACATGGTCCTGAATTTTCCCAGCACATGATGGACACCCAATTCGGATGGCCAAATCACTGGCTCGGGATCATAGGGGCTATATGCTATAGCACATGCTTCAATTCCACAAAGGGTGCTGAGTTCCTCCATCTTCTTCAGAATTCCCTTCTTCCTTTTCCTGTATGCTGCCCTCCTCGCAGCATCGTTGGTTATGAAGGCGATTTTCACCTTTGTTCTGGGCATGATGATgaccagaaaagaaaaaaaaaaaagagggaaaaacaaaaagaaaattgagagaattgaagattaatttgtttaattgtttgTGGTTTCTATTGCCACCAGCAATCTCTTTATATAGACCAATTTGGTATGAGTGGTTTTATTTTCCTGTAAGCCTTTTGTTGATGGTATTATCTTTTTGTGCAAGTGACAACTGGATTTTGCTCATTGAAATGCACATTAAATTAATGTCTTTCCTTAAATGAAGATACAGGAGAATCCGGAACTGTGGTAATATTTAAGTTGTAAAATTTACGTTATGCATGTATGAGTTAGTAGTAAATACTTGATTGAGTTGGTACAAGAAtggtaatatattaaaaaaatcttattgtcATTAAATTTCATGCATAATTAATTAGATGGATTTTAActcttaataaaattttaaaaaagttatcatTTTAAAGTGACAACTGGATTTGCACATTGAAATATCACTTAAAATGCCATTCCATATTGAAGGATATAGAGAATCCGACACTGTAAGATACAACTGGTTTTGCACATTGAGTTAGTACAAAATTGGTagtatttgtatatataaaaaaaattatattctcatAGTTGAATTTCATCCATAAGTATATAGATACTAATATTTAAAAGCATTTTTACTGTTGTCTTTATTGTGTGTAAGATGGTTATCCTTATCATATATCTACAGTAgttattaaatgatattttaattgttcGACTTTGTGAGGTTTTATATTGAAAGGATTAAATGAATAGACTAAATCCATgtgttctttaaaaaaaaaaaaaaagacaaaatccATGTGAAATGTAATTTACATTATAAAAGGtttaaattaagattttaatcCTTGTAATTGTGTagtgaattttgattttaatcccTCAACAAAACTGTATGTTTTAGTCCGAAATGTGGTGGATTAGTTAAATTACAGTATATCATATTTCAAACTACATATATGATACttcctttgttctttttctataaGGTATGGTTGACtaatttatgtttaataaagaaattgattaatttatgtataaatgtattgtttttctaaatttatccttaaataattaatacatcgaGATATAATAACAGTAGgagagttttaattttaaaactaaattcttTCATTCTCCAATTCCCATAAGAGAGATAAAGAGacaattcataaaatttattattgatgaaCTAAATTTATTGAGgatattttggtaaaaaataaataatataaaagacaattagaaaaatatcttataaaaagaaataaagaaatttcaaaataatatctcATAAAAAGGGATGGAGGGAGTAGTATTTATCAATTAGAGATACAATGCAATATAACATTTAATCTTGCACTTGCATAGCTTACACTCGAATACTTATTTGTCGTCTCTCAATTaggagtgtaaaaaaaaatcaaattagacCGAACCAAATTGTAACCGACCTGACCAGTTTTGTGTCCAAACCAGGTTAGAACAAAACCCTACCCTGTTTTGAAAACGGTTTGGGTTTGACCCTCTCTATTTCTCCAAAAGCAAACGGTGACCTGACCCTCTCTCGCTCTCTCTCGTGTGACCCTCTCGTGTGACCGTCATCCGTCAGCGTCAAGGTGTCTAACCACGAACCCTCATCCGTCAATGTCATGGTGTCGAAGACCCATTAACATTTcattgtttttctattgttcgAATacccttttgaattttgatttgcaTTGATCGCATTTGGTTTCTTTTGCATCGAAGACCTTGAACTTCAGTTTGAATTGCTTTTGAGTTTTGCTTATCTAAAAGATTTATGTTTTTTGCTTgagcaataaatatttttttggtctaCTGGAATTTCATCATTGTTTCCAAGACCCTTTTGAACTTCAATTTGTTAGAAGCCATACTTATTAAAAGTGTGtaattacattattttacaACTGTAATTGTTCTTGAGAAAATTGAAGACTTTTAGGTAGTGAAATGTATGAGAATAGTCAGTGATTGTTAAACTGGTTTTGGCTGACTGATTTAAACTATTGACCTAGCTGTTTGGCACTAACCTGTTTTCGTAATTTAGTCAATGACATGTTGATTTACTGATTGCATTCTATGTTGAGTTTAAGGGAGAATGCCAGTTTAGATATTAAGCAAGAATTTTTCTGCCATATATCCTTATAGATACATTTTGTTCCTGTATGATCGAGGGAAAAGGAAGgtgtttgattttgtttcatttgggAACTATAATGCATAGTGCATACTATTTTgtgattgtgatttttttatggaaCTTGGTATGCAATATAGTTGAAGTGAAACGAGAACAAGATATAGTGGAGTATGGAATTATAAGCAAACATTCTCAAAACAATTTGAGAATGACCAATTAGGACTCAAAGCTTGCTTTTTTAGATTTTGTCCTACATTGTAAAGGGGTTGAGAGGAAACTAATTAATAAACACGAGGAAACTAAATTTGCTTGTTTAGGCTTTGCTTTATTCATGTTGAATTTGCTGGTCCAAATTCTGAccagaattttcttttttcgtgTTGAATTTGTATCAAACATCTTATGGGAGTTAGGCCATTCAAGGGGTTGGTAGTTTAATTAGTGTATTCAAAGCAACTTTGAGAAACAGAGTAGGAGTAGGTAGCTGCTTTCATTTTAGGAATTATGGGGAGCGGTATCGtaaaattatattctattttgtttAGGTGGTATGTTGTTTTGGGCACGTTTTTGGTGCAACGGTGGTATTTCTTGCTGGAAAATCTTCATTTCCTTAATACCTTGACACTTGATTATCTTATGAATACTACATTTCTTGCAAATTAAAGAATGCATGCTaactttgaattttgtttttttgtttcagtAATCTGAGATATAATTTACAACAACCGATAATCGAATTTTTTGGAAACTAATTCTTGT encodes:
- the LOC100816242 gene encoding agamous-like MADS-box protein AGL80, which gives rise to MPRTKVKIAFITNDAARRAAYRKRKKGILKKMEELSTLCGIEACAIAYSPYDPEPVIWPSELGVHHVLGKFRTMSEWEKNKKMANQESFLGHMIAKHKEQLKKLVKENKEKEMTVFMHQCLDEGRVLPDNNLTADDLNDLSSIIEQNLKDVCRRLETLNVMEKTPPHQQPPQIQSSPVLDMSANHDQKQKKFMDLLNGNEDETTTVPPFESDANLQLQIGF